The following nucleotide sequence is from Pagrus major chromosome 13, Pma_NU_1.0.
GGACCGTCAGTTTACTTAATGTTCTCATTCGAGTTCTTTTGCTGTTAAATTTTGCATTTGAAGACCTGCAGAGCCTGCAGATGACAGATTATTGCTCTGACATAGCTATGATTCCTGGCCCAATGTCTGATCTTTATGACAAAGCCTACActtgttttgtgttcattttagCTAGTGTGGCAATCACTTCCTCCTATGTTGGTGTGATTGTAGCAGCCAGGTCAGCTTCCACAGACAAAGCTTCAGCCCAAAAGGCTcgtaacacactgctgctgcatctgGTGCAGCTGGGCCTCAGTCTTTTATCAACTATGCACACCTCTATTGTTTTATCACTTGCAACAACCCTACAGCGATTACTAATCGTACGCATCAAGagtattttttatgtgtttatttgcatccTCCCCAGATGTCTGAGTTCTCTTATCTATGGGCTCAGAGATCAGACCATCAGGCCCGCCCTCATAAACCATTTATGCGGTCAACTGAAAATCAGTTGTCCCGGTAAAGGCTGAGGTCTCACAAATAACAGTGAATGATTTAAGgatt
It contains:
- the LOC141006725 gene encoding odorant receptor 131-2-like, whose protein sequence is MLYFNQSQNVNITAEQRYQGLLERLLLSTLIGMPCCLFLFINGTMLFTLRSKSVFCETSRYILLYNLLFADTLLLALSQLLYILAVCRIRLTYPVCGVFAMLTNLTNEISPLTLVVMSLERYVAVCYPLRHATIITIRNTGMAICVVWTVSLLNVLIRVLLLLNFAFEDLQSLQMTDYCSDIAMIPGPMSDLYDKAYTCFVFILASVAITSSYVGVIVAARSASTDKASAQKARNTLLLHLVQLGLSLLSTMHTSIVLSLATTLQRLLIVRIKSIFYVFICILPRCLSSLIYGLRDQTIRPALINHLCGQLKISCPGKG